The following proteins come from a genomic window of Geomonas sp. RF6:
- a CDS encoding L-threonylcarbamoyladenylate synthase: protein MFLEINSHNPQPRLIHKVVENLKKGGVVAYPTDTTYGIGCSIFNKKGLERIYLIKQRDRKKPFSFICADLSDITRYAKVSNYAYKVLKRLLPGPYTFVLDATTLVPALLLTKQRTVGIRIPDNEICLSIVKELGHPIVTTSANLSGEDPIGDPWQVEQQMGKLIDIVIDGGDLSADVSSVVSLIGDTPVVLRKGVGDVSWCE, encoded by the coding sequence ATGTTCCTCGAGATCAATTCCCACAATCCGCAACCGAGACTGATCCACAAGGTGGTAGAGAACCTGAAGAAAGGTGGTGTCGTCGCCTATCCGACGGATACAACCTACGGGATCGGCTGCAGCATCTTCAACAAGAAGGGGCTGGAGCGGATCTACCTGATAAAGCAGCGCGACAGGAAGAAGCCCTTTTCCTTCATCTGCGCCGACCTCTCCGATATCACCCGCTACGCCAAGGTCAGCAACTACGCCTACAAGGTGCTTAAGCGGCTCCTGCCCGGCCCGTACACCTTCGTGCTGGACGCGACCACCCTCGTCCCCGCCCTTCTCCTCACCAAGCAGAGGACCGTCGGCATCCGCATCCCCGACAACGAAATCTGCCTCTCCATCGTAAAGGAGCTCGGTCATCCGATCGTTACCACCAGTGCGAACCTCTCAGGGGAGGATCCGATCGGCGACCCCTGGCAGGTGGAGCAACAGATGGGAAAATTGATCGACATCGTCATCGACGGCGGCGATCTCTCCGCCGATGTCAGCTCCGTCGTGAGCCTCATCGGCGACACCCCTGTCGTCCTCAGAAAGGGCGTGGGGGACGTGAGCTGGTGCGAGTAG
- a CDS encoding DHA2 family efflux MFS transporter permease subunit, with protein sequence MTDSSRQVNKWLITLTVMIPAFMEIVDTSIANVALPHMQGSLNAGTEEITWVLTSYLISNAIVMPMTGWLARVFGRKHFLMACIVTFTVASLLCGAAPNLGCMVFFRILQGAAGGALIPMSQAIMMESFPPNEGGMAMAIFGIGAMFGPVVGPTLGGWITDNITWRWIFYVNIPVGIVAIIMVNAFVFDPPYLKKQRSQIDYWGLALLTLGIGALQIVLDKGQQEDWFSSSFITSCSIVAAVSLIMLVYAELQHPHPVVNLRLFKDGAFASGNCIMFMVGFCLYGSVVMLPLFLQTLMGYSATMAGLVMAPGGCASVIVMPMVGAYLKRGDGRKIVLCGLLLGAWSLYLMRGFTLQASFADFMWPRVLLGAALGMIFPPLARMTLANIPRVEMGNATGIYNLLRNIGGSVGIAVSATLLTRLSQFNQANLSAQVNPYNPLLQSKLAALQQAAMSRGADLATARKVAQEIIYRLVRREAAMLSYSYIFWIIGMSFLAIIPLLFFLRKPRET encoded by the coding sequence ATGACTGACTCCTCCCGCCAGGTCAACAAGTGGCTCATCACCCTCACCGTCATGATCCCCGCTTTCATGGAGATCGTCGACACCTCCATCGCGAACGTGGCGCTCCCCCACATGCAGGGGAGCCTCAACGCAGGGACGGAGGAGATAACCTGGGTCCTTACCTCCTACCTCATCAGCAACGCCATCGTGATGCCGATGACCGGGTGGCTGGCGCGGGTCTTCGGCAGGAAGCACTTCCTCATGGCCTGCATCGTCACCTTTACGGTCGCCTCCCTCTTGTGCGGCGCAGCTCCGAACCTCGGCTGCATGGTCTTCTTCCGCATCCTCCAGGGCGCCGCGGGGGGAGCGCTCATACCGATGAGCCAGGCGATCATGATGGAGTCGTTCCCGCCAAACGAGGGGGGAATGGCGATGGCGATCTTCGGGATCGGCGCCATGTTCGGCCCCGTCGTCGGCCCGACCCTCGGCGGCTGGATCACCGACAACATCACCTGGCGCTGGATCTTTTACGTGAACATCCCGGTGGGGATCGTGGCGATAATCATGGTGAACGCCTTCGTCTTCGACCCTCCCTACCTGAAAAAGCAGCGGTCGCAGATCGACTACTGGGGCCTCGCCCTCCTCACCCTGGGGATCGGCGCTCTGCAGATCGTGCTGGACAAGGGACAGCAGGAGGACTGGTTCAGTTCCTCCTTCATCACCTCCTGTTCCATCGTTGCTGCCGTCTCCCTCATCATGCTGGTGTACGCCGAGCTGCAGCACCCGCACCCGGTGGTGAACCTCAGGCTCTTCAAGGACGGCGCGTTTGCCTCGGGGAACTGCATCATGTTCATGGTGGGCTTTTGCCTCTACGGCTCCGTGGTCATGCTCCCCCTCTTCCTGCAGACCCTCATGGGGTACTCCGCAACGATGGCGGGGCTCGTCATGGCGCCGGGCGGTTGCGCTTCCGTTATCGTGATGCCGATGGTAGGGGCGTATCTGAAAAGGGGGGACGGCAGGAAGATCGTCCTTTGCGGGCTCCTGCTGGGGGCCTGGTCCCTGTATCTCATGCGCGGCTTCACGCTGCAGGCCTCGTTTGCCGACTTCATGTGGCCGCGTGTACTCCTTGGTGCCGCGCTCGGCATGATATTCCCCCCCCTCGCCCGCATGACGCTCGCGAACATCCCGCGGGTGGAGATGGGGAATGCCACCGGGATCTACAACCTCTTGCGCAACATAGGGGGTAGCGTCGGGATTGCGGTCTCCGCGACGCTCCTGACCCGCCTGTCGCAGTTCAACCAGGCAAACCTTTCGGCGCAGGTGAACCCGTACAACCCGCTGCTGCAGTCGAAGCTCGCCGCCCTGCAGCAGGCTGCCATGTCGCGCGGTGCGGATCTGGCGACGGCGCGGAAGGTGGCGCAGGAGATCATATACAGGCTGGTGCGGAGGGAAGCCGCCATGCTCTCCTACAGCTATATTTTCTGGATCATCGGGATGTCGTTTCTGGCGATCATCCCGCTCCTCTTTTTCCTGAGGAAGCCGCGGGAAACGTAG
- a CDS encoding CerR family C-terminal domain-containing protein: MRGAVDTEIAATRTRILDAAAVVFAESGFAAATIRTICSRAKVNVAAINYHFGSKEELYREVLRYARRRVHEKYPVRYGLAPDASPRDRLYAYVRSFLLRTCTDEMSLCWGTLLMREMVEPTSALDMIVEEGIRSLFGELVEIVGLLLGGDADPELVVSSARSVMSQCLFYLFSRSVISRMSAGTGSEPTDLQKIAEHIVTFSCHAFHGLASGKGAAGND, encoded by the coding sequence ATGAGAGGGGCAGTCGATACTGAGATCGCAGCAACCCGCACCCGCATTCTCGACGCAGCCGCCGTCGTCTTTGCGGAGTCCGGCTTTGCCGCGGCAACGATCCGCACCATCTGCAGCCGCGCGAAGGTCAACGTGGCCGCCATCAACTATCACTTCGGCAGCAAGGAGGAGTTGTACCGCGAGGTGCTGCGCTACGCCCGGCGGCGAGTTCACGAGAAGTATCCGGTCCGGTACGGTCTCGCTCCCGACGCCTCGCCGCGCGACCGGCTGTACGCCTACGTGCGCTCTTTCCTTTTGCGCACCTGTACCGACGAGATGAGCCTGTGCTGGGGGACGCTCCTCATGCGCGAGATGGTGGAGCCGACGAGCGCGCTCGACATGATCGTGGAGGAAGGGATTCGCTCCCTCTTCGGCGAGCTTGTGGAGATAGTCGGGCTTCTGCTCGGCGGTGACGCGGACCCGGAACTTGTGGTCTCCAGCGCGCGGAGCGTCATGAGCCAGTGTCTCTTCTATCTCTTCAGCAGGTCTGTGATAAGCAGGATGTCCGCCGGTACCGGATCGGAGCCGACCGACCTGCAGAAAATAGCGGAGCACATCGTCACATTCTCCTGTCACGCATTCCACGGGCTCGCCTCCGGAAAAGGAGCAGCCGGCAATGACTGA
- the dut gene encoding dUTP diphosphatase, protein MSGISVKIKRVRPGDRNPLPSYMTAHAAGVDLYAELEGDLELEPGARALVPTGIALEIPEGYEAQVRPRSGLALKHGIALVNSPGTIDADYRGEICVIMINHGSDTFTVRSGERIAQMVFSRFERAEFYEVEELGESTRGEGGFGHTGR, encoded by the coding sequence ATGAGCGGCATCTCTGTGAAGATCAAGAGGGTGCGGCCGGGCGACCGTAATCCTCTCCCTTCCTACATGACTGCGCATGCGGCCGGCGTCGATCTGTACGCCGAGCTCGAAGGCGACCTGGAGCTGGAGCCGGGAGCGCGCGCCCTGGTGCCGACGGGGATCGCGCTGGAGATTCCTGAAGGGTACGAGGCGCAGGTGAGGCCCCGCAGCGGGCTCGCTCTGAAGCACGGGATCGCGCTGGTGAACTCGCCCGGCACCATCGACGCCGACTACCGCGGCGAGATCTGCGTCATCATGATAAACCACGGGAGTGACACCTTCACCGTGCGAAGCGGCGAGCGGATCGCCCAGATGGTCTTTTCCCGCTTCGAAAGGGCGGAGTTCTACGAGGTGGAGGAACTCGGCGAGAGCACCCGGGGGGAGGGCGGCTTCGGCCATACCGGGAGGTAG
- the queD gene encoding 6-carboxytetrahydropterin synthase QueD, whose product MYRLTIHTSFAAAHNLIHYQGDCENLHGHNWKVEVSVTTTELDKAGLGIDFKILKRETNTLLKTLDHKYLNELPPFLEDSPSSENIARYLYGELTKIFAEQKVKVEMVTVWESDFAAASYYE is encoded by the coding sequence ATGTACCGTCTCACCATTCACACATCTTTCGCAGCAGCTCACAACCTGATTCATTACCAGGGAGACTGTGAGAACCTGCATGGTCACAACTGGAAGGTCGAAGTTTCTGTCACGACGACGGAGCTCGATAAGGCAGGTCTCGGCATCGACTTCAAGATTCTGAAGCGGGAGACCAACACCCTTCTGAAGACCCTGGACCATAAATACCTGAACGAGCTTCCCCCCTTCCTCGAAGATTCCCCCTCTTCCGAGAACATCGCGCGCTACCTCTACGGTGAGCTCACGAAGATCTTCGCTGAGCAGAAGGTGAAGGTGGAGATGGTGACCGTATGGGAGTCCGATTTCGCCGCTGCGAGCTACTATGAGTAA
- a CDS encoding 7-carboxy-7-deazaguanine synthase QueE, with translation MAQAPVTECFSSIQGEGILVGLRQIFLRLAGCNLDCSYCDTAGVHEVPELCQLEMTPGRRDFVTLTNPVQGEQVISHIRRWAEAWPAIHHSISVTGGEPLLHGKALLEWLPELHEILPVHLETNGTLPEALAPLIDYVDYVAMDFKLPSASGVNPVWEKHEAFLALAARKQAYVKLVVDDSTQNWEIERSCSMIAAVDRNIPLILQPVTRADGTVSLSPLRTLELQEFADAKLREVRVIPQTHKFMGQL, from the coding sequence ATGGCGCAAGCCCCTGTGACGGAGTGCTTTTCTTCGATACAAGGGGAAGGAATTCTGGTGGGACTGCGCCAGATCTTTCTCAGGCTCGCGGGATGCAACCTCGACTGCTCCTACTGCGATACGGCGGGAGTCCATGAAGTGCCGGAGCTCTGCCAGCTGGAAATGACCCCCGGCCGCCGGGATTTCGTCACCCTTACCAACCCGGTGCAGGGGGAACAGGTGATCTCCCACATCAGGCGCTGGGCGGAGGCGTGGCCCGCAATCCACCACTCCATAAGCGTGACCGGCGGTGAGCCGCTGCTCCATGGAAAAGCGCTCCTGGAATGGCTTCCCGAACTGCACGAGATCCTGCCGGTCCATCTGGAGACAAACGGCACCCTCCCGGAGGCGCTCGCCCCGCTCATCGACTATGTCGACTATGTAGCGATGGACTTCAAGCTGCCGTCCGCTTCCGGGGTGAACCCCGTGTGGGAGAAGCACGAGGCTTTTCTGGCGCTGGCGGCCCGGAAGCAGGCGTATGTCAAGCTGGTGGTGGACGACTCCACACAGAACTGGGAGATCGAGCGCAGCTGCAGCATGATAGCCGCCGTGGACCGCAACATCCCCCTCATTTTGCAGCCGGTCACGCGAGCCGACGGCACCGTCTCGCTCTCTCCCCTGCGCACGCTGGAACTGCAGGAATTCGCCGATGCGAAGCTGAGAGAGGTACGGGTCATCCCGCAGACGCATAAGTTCATGGGGCAGCTGTGA
- a CDS encoding tRNA threonylcarbamoyladenosine dehydratase: MSHLHRFSRTELLIGSAGLDKLKNSTVAVFGLGGVGGYAAEALCRAGVGRLVIVDFDDICLTNVNRQIHAMDGTVGKPKADVMAQRLRLISPDAEIVPYQDFYSADNSDFLLADHYDYVVDAIDHITSKLHLIRRCKERGIRIVSSMGAAAKLDPTQIKVGDISETQKCRMARSVRKLLKKQGVENGVKVVYSTEEYQAQETQAGGCKGNCICPNKDDQRFSCEHRRVILGSMSYIPSIFGLTMAGVVVNDILAPAA, encoded by the coding sequence ATGTCACATCTGCACCGCTTCTCCCGCACGGAGCTTCTTATCGGCTCCGCCGGGCTCGATAAGTTAAAGAACTCAACCGTTGCCGTTTTCGGCCTTGGCGGGGTCGGCGGCTACGCTGCCGAGGCCCTCTGCCGCGCCGGTGTCGGACGGCTCGTCATCGTGGACTTCGACGACATCTGCCTTACCAACGTGAACCGCCAGATCCACGCCATGGACGGCACCGTCGGTAAACCGAAAGCGGACGTCATGGCCCAGCGCCTGCGCCTCATCAGCCCGGACGCCGAAATCGTCCCCTACCAGGACTTCTACTCCGCCGATAACAGCGACTTTCTCCTTGCCGACCATTACGACTACGTCGTCGACGCCATCGACCACATCACCAGTAAGCTGCACCTCATTCGCCGCTGCAAGGAGCGTGGCATACGGATCGTTTCCAGCATGGGTGCCGCAGCGAAGCTCGACCCGACCCAGATCAAGGTGGGGGACATCTCCGAGACGCAGAAGTGCCGCATGGCGCGCTCGGTGCGCAAGCTCCTGAAAAAGCAGGGAGTGGAAAACGGCGTAAAGGTCGTGTACTCCACCGAGGAATACCAGGCGCAGGAGACCCAAGCCGGCGGGTGCAAGGGAAACTGCATCTGTCCCAACAAGGACGATCAGCGTTTCTCCTGCGAACACAGGCGCGTAATCCTCGGGAGCATGTCCTACATCCCTTCCATCTTCGGCCTCACCATGGCGGGTGTGGTCGTCAATGATATACTTGCCCCCGCGGCGTGA
- a CDS encoding aminopeptidase — MKDPRVRELAEVLVNYSTGVVPGDVVLISAAGFEAMPLVKEIYALCIAKGAKYVEYEFSVPDINRYFINGASPEQVSYFPQHKLDFMKQVTVYIGLSAADNSMVMAQAKQENMIAWSKTTRPIVDQRVKHTRWVITRYPTHSSAQEARMSLDEYEDYLFSACCIDWEKESEKQDLLKGLMDQADRVRIKSSDTDLSFSMKGLPGIKCDGRLNIPDGEVYSAPVKDSVEGYITYNCPTIYQGKEFNNIRLEFEKGRIVKATAPGMDEALNKILDTDEGARYVGEFAIGVNPKIRTPMRNILFDEKIFGSIHFTPGQCYDECSNGNTSAVHWDMVKVLTGDGELWFDDVLIQKDGLFVHEALVALNPGD; from the coding sequence ATGAAAGATCCACGCGTCAGAGAGCTTGCAGAGGTCCTGGTAAACTACTCCACCGGGGTCGTCCCGGGGGACGTCGTCCTTATTTCCGCAGCAGGATTCGAGGCGATGCCGCTGGTGAAGGAGATCTACGCGCTCTGCATCGCCAAGGGGGCGAAGTACGTGGAGTACGAATTCAGCGTCCCCGACATCAACCGCTACTTCATAAACGGCGCCTCCCCTGAGCAGGTCTCCTACTTCCCGCAGCACAAGCTCGATTTCATGAAGCAGGTCACCGTGTACATCGGTCTCAGCGCTGCAGACAACTCCATGGTCATGGCCCAGGCGAAGCAGGAGAACATGATCGCCTGGTCGAAGACCACCCGCCCCATCGTAGACCAGCGTGTTAAGCACACCCGCTGGGTCATCACCCGCTATCCGACCCACTCCTCCGCGCAGGAGGCGCGCATGAGCCTCGACGAGTACGAGGACTACCTCTTTTCCGCCTGCTGCATCGACTGGGAAAAGGAATCGGAGAAGCAGGACCTCCTGAAGGGGCTCATGGACCAGGCGGATCGTGTGCGCATCAAGTCGAGCGACACCGACCTCTCCTTCAGCATGAAGGGGCTCCCCGGCATCAAGTGCGACGGGCGCCTCAACATCCCGGACGGCGAGGTGTATTCCGCGCCGGTGAAGGACTCGGTGGAAGGGTACATCACCTACAACTGCCCGACGATCTACCAGGGGAAGGAGTTCAACAACATCCGCCTCGAGTTCGAGAAGGGGCGCATCGTGAAGGCGACCGCGCCGGGGATGGATGAGGCGCTGAACAAGATCCTCGACACCGACGAAGGTGCCCGCTACGTCGGGGAATTCGCCATCGGGGTCAACCCGAAGATCCGCACGCCGATGCGCAACATACTCTTTGACGAGAAGATCTTCGGCTCCATTCACTTTACCCCCGGCCAGTGCTACGATGAGTGCAGCAACGGCAACACCTCCGCGGTTCACTGGGACATGGTGAAGGTCCTCACCGGAGACGGCGAGCTGTGGTTTGACGACGTGCTGATCCAGAAAGACGGGCTCTTCGTGCATGAGGCGCTTGTGGCGCTCAATCCCGGTGACTAG
- a CDS encoding SDR family oxidoreductase yields the protein MHTQTLAGKTAIVTGASSGIGYATALALAKAGAAVVVQARRQERLDELVRLIESQGGKALAVAGDASREEDIDNLLEQATSWTRGGSKYDIVVVNAGRGLAGGILHSDESQWQEVYDVNVLGAGRLLRRAGHYLVQRKGGDIVVVGSSVGRNISPFSGFYGSSKFAVGAMAEALRREVCTAGVRVSVIMPGIVVSEFQGVAGYNAENFGKTVEQFGKLLQPQDIAEGIQFLVSLPPHVNINEMMIRPTGQPYP from the coding sequence ATGCACACCCAGACCCTCGCAGGGAAAACCGCCATCGTAACCGGGGCAAGCTCCGGAATCGGATACGCCACCGCACTCGCCCTCGCAAAGGCCGGCGCTGCGGTGGTGGTACAAGCGCGGCGGCAGGAGCGACTGGACGAGTTGGTTCGCTTGATCGAGTCGCAGGGGGGGAAGGCTCTCGCGGTTGCGGGGGATGCCAGCCGCGAGGAGGACATCGACAACCTCCTGGAGCAGGCGACTTCCTGGACGCGGGGAGGATCGAAATACGACATCGTGGTGGTCAATGCGGGGCGCGGTCTCGCCGGAGGAATCCTGCACAGCGATGAATCGCAGTGGCAGGAGGTGTATGATGTCAATGTCCTCGGGGCAGGGCGTCTTTTGCGGCGCGCCGGGCACTACCTGGTGCAGCGCAAGGGGGGGGACATCGTGGTTGTAGGCTCCAGCGTCGGCCGAAACATCTCCCCCTTCAGTGGATTCTACGGCTCAAGCAAGTTTGCGGTCGGCGCCATGGCCGAAGCACTGAGACGTGAAGTGTGCACCGCGGGGGTGCGAGTCTCCGTGATCATGCCGGGAATTGTGGTAAGCGAGTTCCAGGGCGTCGCCGGCTACAACGCCGAGAACTTCGGAAAAACCGTGGAGCAGTTCGGAAAGCTCCTGCAGCCGCAGGACATCGCCGAGGGGATCCAGTTTCTTGTCTCCCTCCCCCCTCATGTAAATATCAACGAAATGATGATCCGCCCGACCGGGCAGCCCTACCCGTAA
- the pnp gene encoding polyribonucleotide nucleotidyltransferase has product MEHTVTVECSGKTITIETGRMAKQASGAVMIKSGDTMVLVTAVATKTAKEGQGFFPLTVNYQEKAYAGGRIPGSFFKREGRPSDNETLTSRLIDRPIRPLFPENFLNDTQIMATVVSADKDHDPGILAMVGASAALMVSDVPFAGPIAGVKVGRVDGNFIANPTAEEMEKSDMEIVVAASKDAVIMVEGEANEVSESDMLEAIFFGHAAIQPILAAQEELAAKVGAVKREVPPPAVNAELQERVKALAYAGMKEAVRIKTKVERHNAIDAIRDETVAALSAEFEGSEKEIATFIEDMEYDLVREHIIVDGERIDGRDTKTIRNISSVCGLLPRAHGSALFTRGETQSLVAATLGTSVDEQRIDSLYGDTRKRFMLHYNFPPYSVGETSFRLAPGRREIGHGMLAERALQKVLPKHDDFPYTIRIVSDILESNGSSSMATVCGGALSMMDAGIPIKAPVAGIAMGLIKQGDSFAILSDILGDEDHLGDMDFKVAGTSAGVTALQMDIKIGGVTREIMQAALNQAKEGRLHILGEMAKALTGPRQELSPFAPRITTIWVKTDKIRDVIGSGGKNIRSVTEATGVSIDIDDTGKINIASTNKEACDLAIKMIRNLTAEAEEGKLYMGTVKKVMEFGAFVEIFPGTDGLVHVSELDTERVKNVTDVLREGDKVLVKCIGIDKQGKIKLSRKEALGATFTE; this is encoded by the coding sequence ATGGAACACACCGTCACAGTAGAGTGCAGCGGCAAGACAATCACTATTGAAACAGGCAGGATGGCGAAGCAGGCAAGCGGCGCCGTCATGATCAAGAGCGGCGACACCATGGTGCTCGTCACCGCAGTCGCCACGAAGACCGCAAAGGAAGGGCAGGGCTTCTTCCCCCTGACCGTCAACTACCAGGAGAAGGCGTACGCCGGCGGGAGGATTCCCGGCTCCTTCTTCAAGCGCGAAGGGCGCCCCTCCGACAACGAAACCCTCACCAGCCGTCTCATCGACCGTCCGATCCGTCCTCTCTTCCCCGAGAACTTCCTGAACGACACACAGATCATGGCGACCGTCGTCTCCGCCGACAAGGACCACGATCCGGGGATCCTCGCCATGGTCGGCGCCTCCGCCGCCCTCATGGTCTCCGACGTCCCCTTTGCCGGGCCGATCGCCGGCGTGAAGGTCGGGCGCGTGGACGGCAACTTCATCGCCAACCCCACCGCCGAGGAGATGGAAAAGAGCGACATGGAAATCGTGGTCGCCGCCTCCAAAGACGCCGTCATCATGGTGGAAGGTGAGGCGAACGAGGTCTCCGAGAGCGACATGCTGGAGGCTATCTTCTTCGGCCACGCTGCGATCCAGCCGATCCTCGCCGCCCAGGAAGAGCTCGCCGCGAAAGTCGGCGCCGTGAAGCGCGAAGTACCGCCGCCGGCGGTGAACGCCGAGCTGCAGGAGAGGGTGAAGGCCCTCGCCTACGCCGGGATGAAGGAAGCGGTGCGCATCAAGACGAAGGTCGAGCGCCACAACGCCATCGACGCCATCCGCGACGAGACGGTCGCCGCCCTCTCTGCCGAGTTCGAGGGGAGCGAGAAAGAGATCGCCACCTTCATCGAGGACATGGAATACGACCTGGTCCGCGAGCACATCATCGTCGACGGCGAGAGGATCGACGGGCGCGACACGAAGACGATCAGGAACATCTCCAGCGTGTGCGGGCTCCTGCCGCGCGCCCACGGCTCCGCGCTCTTCACCCGCGGCGAGACGCAGTCCCTCGTGGCGGCGACGCTCGGTACCTCCGTCGACGAGCAGCGCATCGACTCCCTCTACGGCGACACGAGGAAGCGCTTCATGCTGCACTACAACTTCCCGCCGTACTCGGTAGGTGAGACGAGCTTCCGCCTCGCCCCGGGGCGCCGCGAGATCGGCCACGGCATGCTCGCCGAGCGCGCGCTGCAGAAGGTCCTCCCGAAGCACGACGACTTCCCCTACACCATCAGGATCGTCTCCGACATCCTGGAGTCGAACGGCTCCTCCTCAATGGCGACCGTGTGCGGCGGCGCACTCTCCATGATGGACGCCGGCATCCCCATCAAGGCACCGGTCGCCGGTATCGCCATGGGTCTCATCAAGCAGGGTGACTCCTTCGCCATCCTCTCCGACATCCTCGGCGACGAGGACCACCTGGGCGACATGGACTTCAAGGTCGCCGGTACCTCCGCAGGGGTTACCGCTCTCCAGATGGACATAAAGATCGGCGGCGTCACCCGCGAGATCATGCAGGCGGCACTGAACCAGGCGAAGGAAGGGAGGCTGCACATCCTCGGCGAGATGGCGAAAGCACTCACCGGCCCGCGCCAGGAGCTCTCCCCGTTCGCGCCGCGCATCACCACGATCTGGGTCAAGACCGACAAGATCCGCGACGTCATCGGCAGCGGCGGCAAGAACATCAGGAGCGTCACCGAAGCGACCGGCGTTTCCATCGACATCGACGATACCGGCAAGATCAATATCGCCTCCACCAACAAGGAAGCGTGCGACCTCGCCATCAAGATGATCAGGAACCTCACCGCCGAGGCAGAGGAAGGGAAGCTGTACATGGGGACCGTGAAGAAGGTCATGGAATTCGGCGCCTTCGTGGAAATCTTCCCCGGTACCGACGGCCTCGTCCACGTCTCCGAGCTCGACACCGAGCGCGTGAAGAACGTCACCGACGTGCTGCGCGAAGGGGACAAGGTGCTGGTGAAGTGCATCGGCATCGACAAGCAGGGGAAAATCAAGCTTTCCCGCAAGGAAGCGCTCGGCGCAACCTTTACCGAGTAA
- a CDS encoding M16 family metallopeptidase, which yields MVNKSILDNGIRVITERIPYASSVSIGIWVANGSRHEDRSVNGVAHFIEHLLFKGTERRSSLDIAREIDSVGGVLNAFTSREYVCYYAKILDKFLPRAVDLLTDIFLNSTFDAEEIEKERRVVLQEISMMEDTPDDLIHDLFHQQFWEGHPLGMSILGDVESVSGLSREAILEYKEKMYRGEDIIVCAAGNVEHEELVSMVAEQLLSVPGGHGRKPSALPVYERKVELVEKDLEQVHVCLGLKGVTQSEPGRFDAFIMNAILGGSMSSRLFQEVREKSGLAYSVYSYIASHADAGSLVVYAGLSPEKVDELMEITLRELRRFKNEPVSDSQLNAAREQLKGNLLLSLESSDNRMSRLAKNEIYFGAPQPLSQIMEGFDRVTAESILALSADIVDNSTLSLIMLGRVGSSTIQPEAVLI from the coding sequence ATGGTCAACAAGTCAATCCTCGATAACGGTATCCGCGTCATCACCGAGCGGATACCGTACGCCAGCTCCGTCTCCATCGGGATATGGGTGGCGAACGGATCCCGCCACGAAGACCGCTCCGTGAACGGCGTGGCGCACTTTATCGAGCACCTCCTCTTCAAGGGGACCGAGCGCCGCTCCTCCCTCGACATTGCCCGCGAAATAGACTCGGTTGGTGGAGTGCTCAACGCCTTCACCAGCCGGGAATATGTCTGCTACTACGCCAAAATCCTCGACAAGTTCCTCCCCCGCGCCGTAGATCTTTTGACCGACATCTTCCTCAATTCCACCTTCGATGCGGAGGAGATAGAGAAGGAGCGCCGCGTCGTGCTGCAGGAAATCAGCATGATGGAGGACACCCCCGACGACCTGATCCACGACCTCTTCCACCAGCAGTTCTGGGAGGGGCACCCGCTGGGAATGTCGATCCTCGGCGACGTGGAGAGCGTGTCCGGGCTCTCGCGCGAGGCGATACTGGAGTACAAGGAAAAGATGTACCGCGGCGAGGACATCATCGTCTGCGCCGCGGGGAACGTGGAGCACGAAGAGCTCGTCTCCATGGTCGCCGAGCAGCTCCTCTCCGTCCCGGGCGGGCACGGCCGGAAGCCGTCCGCGCTCCCGGTGTACGAGCGGAAGGTGGAGCTCGTGGAGAAGGACCTGGAGCAGGTCCACGTCTGCCTCGGTCTGAAGGGGGTGACCCAGAGCGAGCCGGGTCGCTTCGACGCCTTCATCATGAACGCCATCCTCGGTGGCAGCATGAGCTCCCGCCTCTTCCAGGAGGTGCGGGAAAAAAGCGGGCTCGCCTACTCCGTCTATTCGTACATCGCCTCCCACGCCGATGCCGGCTCCCTCGTCGTGTACGCCGGTCTCTCACCGGAAAAGGTCGACGAGCTGATGGAGATCACCCTGCGCGAGCTGCGCCGCTTCAAGAACGAGCCGGTCTCCGACTCGCAGCTGAACGCCGCCCGGGAACAGCTGAAGGGGAACCTCCTCCTCTCCCTCGAGTCGAGCGACAACAGGATGTCCCGCCTCGCCAAGAACGAGATCTATTTCGGGGCGCCCCAGCCCCTCTCCCAGATCATGGAAGGTTTCGACCGCGTGACCGCGGAATCGATCCTTGCTCTCAGTGCCGACATCGTCGACAACTCCACCCTCTCCCTCATCATGCTCGGGCGTGTCGGCTCCTCGACGATCCAACCCGAAGCAGTCCTCATTTGA